A single window of Panulirus ornatus isolate Po-2019 chromosome 52, ASM3632096v1, whole genome shotgun sequence DNA harbors:
- the LOC139764973 gene encoding uncharacterized protein, producing the protein MFHVASESFIMFHYFRMMFLVHGAAVAVPAGAGGTRRPLGCLLVWLTMVAAFVGSVPTSKPSFSHHLRQENDTFPNLPQQEDDLCSLPQEDDVFSSDPRGKGALSSIPRKHDGLSLLHQEDDVLSLYPQQGAALSPFRQEANDSLATEKDGKFIFTMVQFANLECGTGLESGTCLTSQECDQFGGKNIGTCARGYGICCQVSLESGCGGNILVNNTWVLSTNYPDYFNQQRDCTYKVYFNDTICPICQIRYDFLAMELVAPSLTGECDNDQLVFLEDSKSQYFCGKAPDNYHWYVETTGTTSPHTVTITTDNTVSNRRFAIKVSFIPCNLKVPTYCGQYYTGTSGTITSYNYNNGVYLAGLRYSICFRKEVDYCTYTLKKKTDNQFIGTPDTLRLMVGSGVSVLPNPNVFGSTFICPDPSVARSTLYFTLDYCFYADSITSTHTAAPFYVTVRTLVDNVENRNQFVTQYSGFDFDWEANSC; encoded by the exons ATGTTTCACGTTGCTTCAGAGAGTTTCATCATGTTTCATTATTTCAGAATGATGTTCCTAGTGCATGGAGCAGCAGTGGCAGTACCAGCAGGGGCGGGAGGGACTCGTCGTCCCCTTGGGTGCCTGCTGGTGTGGCTGACGATGGTGGCGGCCTTCGTCGGTAGTGTTCCCACCTCCAAGCCCTCCTTCTCTCACCACCTTCGGCAGGAGAACGACACCTTTCCAAATCTTCCTCAGCAGGAAGACGACCTCTGTTCTCTTCCTCAAGAGGACGATGTTTTCTCCTCAGATCCTCGGGGAAAAGGTGCTCTATCCTCTATTCCTCGGAAGCACGATGGCCTGTCTCTTCTCCATCAGGAAGATGACGTCCTCTCCCTTTATCCTCAGCAGGGCGCTGCTCTCTCCCCCTTCCGTCAGGAGGCGAACGACTCCCTCGCAACAGAAAAGGACGGAAAAT TTATCTTCACCATGGTCCAGTTCGCCAACTTAGAATGCGGGACGGGGCTAGAGTCTGGGACCTGCCTCACGTCTCAAGAATGCGATCAGTTCGGCGGCAAGAACATCGGGACCTGCGCCAGGGGCTACGGCATCTGCTGCCAAG TGAGTCTAGAGTCGGGATGTGGCGGGAACATTCTGGTCAACAACACTTGGGTCCTGTCGACCAACTACCCAGATTACTTCAACCAACAGAGGGACTGTACGTACAAGGTCTACTTCAACGACACCATCTGCCCGATCTGTCAGATCCGCTATGACTTTCTTGCCATGGAACTGGTCGCTCCTTCCCTCACAG GCGAGTGTGACAATGATCAGCTTGTGTTCCTGGAGGACAGCAAGTCACAATACTTCTGTGGCAAAGCTCCAGATAACTACCACT GGTACGTGGAGACCACAGGCACCACAAGCCCTCACACCGTCACCATTACGACTGATAACACAGTCTCGAACCGACGCTTCGCCATCAAGGTATCCTTCATACCCTGCAACTTAAAGG TTCCGACATACTGTGGGCAGTACTACACTGGAACCAGTGGAACCATCACctcctacaactacaacaacggGGTTTATCTGGCTGGTCTGAGGTACTCAATCTGCTTCAGGAAGGAAGTTGACTACTGTACATACACGCTAAAGAAAAAG ACCGACAACCAGTTCATAGGTACGCCGGACACGCTGCGTCTCATGGTGGGGTCAGGGGTCTCAGTACTGCCAAACCCGAACGTCTTCGGCTCCACTTTCATCTGTCCTGACCCATCCGTCGCCAGGTCCACACTCTACTTCACCCTCGACTACTGCTTCTACGCG GATTCCATAACTTCGACCCACACTGCGGCTCCGTTCTACGTGACGGTTCGGACGCTGGTGGACAACGTCGAAAACCGCAATCAGTTCGTTACCCAGTACTCAGGGTTCGACTTCGACTGGGAGGCAAAcagttgctga